The following are encoded in a window of Variovorax paradoxus genomic DNA:
- a CDS encoding protein adenylyltransferase SelO, with protein sequence MSLLAEDTPVADLGLRWKPGFSTLGSAFFTELRPTPLPDPYWVCHSDAVARQLGLPPGWRDSDTTLAALTGSLPVAGTRPIATVYSGHQFGVWAGQLGDGRAILLGETEGGLEVQLKGAGRTPYSRGGDGRAVLRSSIREFLCSEAMHGLGIPTTRALCVTGSDAPIYRETAESAAVVTRVAPSFVRFGHFEHFAANQREDELRALADYVIDRYYPECRNTARFNGNAYAAFLEAVSERTAALLAQWQSVGFCHGVMNTDNMSILGLTIDYGPFQFLDGFDPRHICNHSDTQGRYAFNQQPNVAYWNLFCLAQALLPLIGDQEVAVAALESYKTVFPNAFEDRMRAKLGLATPAEGDRALIEGVLKLLAAEKVDHTIFWRRLSNHMADGNVEPVRDLFLDRPGFDAWMLSFSERHAPLPRAAAAKLMLRTNPKFVLRNHLGQQAIEASQQKDHTGVATLLTLLQTPCEEHPGADDYAGFPPDWASTIEISCSS encoded by the coding sequence ATGAGCTTGCTAGCCGAAGACACCCCGGTCGCCGACCTGGGCCTGCGCTGGAAGCCCGGCTTCTCGACGCTGGGCTCCGCCTTTTTCACCGAACTGCGCCCCACGCCGCTGCCCGACCCGTACTGGGTGTGCCACAGCGACGCCGTGGCGCGCCAGCTGGGCCTGCCGCCTGGCTGGCGCGACTCGGACACCACGCTCGCCGCACTCACCGGCAGCCTGCCGGTCGCTGGCACGCGCCCCATCGCCACGGTCTACAGCGGCCACCAGTTCGGCGTCTGGGCCGGGCAGTTGGGCGACGGCCGCGCGATCCTGCTCGGCGAGACCGAGGGCGGGCTCGAAGTGCAGCTCAAGGGCGCGGGGCGCACGCCCTACTCGCGCGGCGGCGACGGCCGCGCCGTGCTGCGCTCGAGCATCCGCGAGTTCCTGTGCAGCGAAGCCATGCACGGCCTGGGCATTCCGACCACGCGCGCACTGTGCGTGACCGGCTCCGACGCGCCCATCTACCGCGAAACCGCCGAAAGCGCCGCTGTCGTGACCCGCGTCGCGCCGAGCTTCGTGCGCTTCGGGCATTTCGAGCACTTCGCCGCCAACCAGCGCGAAGACGAGCTGCGCGCGCTGGCCGACTACGTCATCGACCGCTATTACCCCGAATGCCGCAATACCGCGCGCTTCAACGGCAACGCCTACGCGGCGTTCCTCGAAGCCGTGAGCGAGCGCACCGCCGCCCTGCTCGCCCAGTGGCAGTCCGTGGGCTTCTGCCACGGGGTGATGAACACCGACAACATGAGCATCCTCGGGCTCACCATCGACTACGGGCCGTTCCAGTTCCTCGATGGCTTCGACCCGCGCCACATCTGCAACCACAGCGACACCCAGGGCCGCTACGCCTTCAACCAGCAACCCAACGTCGCCTACTGGAACCTGTTCTGCCTGGCGCAGGCACTGCTGCCGCTCATCGGCGACCAGGAAGTCGCCGTGGCCGCGCTGGAGTCGTACAAGACCGTGTTCCCCAACGCGTTCGAGGACCGCATGCGCGCCAAGCTGGGCCTGGCCACGCCCGCCGAGGGCGACCGCGCGCTCATCGAAGGCGTGCTCAAGCTGCTGGCGGCCGAGAAGGTCGACCACACCATCTTCTGGCGCCGCCTGTCGAACCACATGGCCGACGGCAATGTCGAGCCGGTGCGCGACCTGTTCCTCGACCGGCCCGGCTTCGACGCCTGGATGCTCTCTTTTTCAGAGCGGCATGCGCCATTGCCGCGGGCCGCGGCGGCAAAATTGATGCTGCGGACGAACCCCAAGTTCGTACTGCGCAACCACCTGGGCCAGCAGGCCATCGAAGCCAGTCAGCAAAAGGACCACACGGGTGTGGCAACCTTGCTGACGCTGCTCCAAACCCCATGTGAAGAACACCCCGGTGCCGACGATTACGCCGGCTTCCCGCCCGACTGGGCCTCCACGATCGAAATCAGTTGCTCATCATGA
- a CDS encoding AraC family transcriptional regulator, protein MPRHSRRPPRRPGCPQPELRTSSAAWLEGVLSMFQAEGLNVPALLRDAGFDPESLHRQNARFPVDEISVLWQVAVAHAGRPTLGLDRDLAATHSKLGTVGHAMACSPHLGAALTRLARYMAVISDATAFSLQSDARGCWMVMEHTGGTLPIPRQRVEYALLTVFMQCQWLTRRELQPLAMEFVYPPPADDRLHREAFGCEIRFNAPANRLLLSSADMTMPLPTHHAALGEMQEHLLDDQLNLLGQTTTASLVCAEIARRLQHGEPRRQDVASGLGLADRTLQRRLQEESVSFQALLDRTRRELAKQYLAEQRHTLADVADRLGFVDVSNFFRACKRWFGLPPAQYRASLALGGAGALRGALLN, encoded by the coding sequence CTGCCACGCCATTCGCGCCGGCCGCCGCGCCGCCCCGGCTGCCCGCAGCCGGAGCTGCGCACCAGTTCGGCCGCGTGGCTGGAAGGCGTGCTGTCGATGTTCCAGGCCGAGGGGCTGAACGTGCCTGCGCTGCTGCGCGACGCCGGCTTCGACCCTGAATCGCTGCACCGCCAGAACGCGCGCTTCCCGGTCGACGAAATCTCGGTGCTCTGGCAGGTGGCCGTGGCGCACGCCGGACGGCCCACGCTGGGCCTGGACCGCGACCTGGCCGCCACGCACAGCAAGCTGGGCACCGTGGGCCACGCCATGGCCTGCAGCCCCCACCTGGGCGCGGCGCTCACGCGGCTTGCGCGCTACATGGCCGTGATCTCCGACGCCACCGCCTTCTCGCTGCAGTCCGACGCGCGCGGCTGCTGGATGGTCATGGAGCACACCGGCGGCACGCTGCCGATTCCGCGCCAGCGCGTCGAGTACGCCCTGCTCACCGTCTTCATGCAGTGCCAGTGGCTCACGCGCCGCGAGCTGCAGCCGCTGGCCATGGAGTTCGTCTACCCGCCGCCGGCCGACGACCGGCTGCACCGCGAAGCCTTCGGCTGCGAGATCCGCTTCAACGCGCCCGCCAACCGCCTGCTGCTGTCGTCGGCCGACATGACGATGCCGCTGCCGACCCACCACGCGGCGCTGGGCGAGATGCAGGAGCACCTGCTCGACGACCAGCTCAACCTGCTGGGCCAGACCACCACCGCCAGCCTGGTGTGCGCCGAGATCGCGCGCCGGCTGCAGCACGGCGAGCCGCGCCGCCAGGACGTGGCTTCGGGCCTCGGGCTGGCCGACCGCACCCTGCAGCGCCGCTTGCAGGAAGAGTCGGTGTCGTTCCAGGCCCTGCTCGACCGTACGCGCCGCGAACTCGCCAAGCAGTACCTGGCCGAGCAGCGCCACACGCTCGCGGACGTGGCCGACCGGCTGGGCTTCGTGGACGTCAGCAACTTCTTCCGCGCCTGCAAACGCTGGTTCGGCCTGCCGCCGGCCCAGTACCGCGCCAGCCTCGCGCTCGGCGGCGCCGGGGCGCTGCGCGGCGCGCTGCTGAACTGA
- a CDS encoding carboxylesterase/lipase family protein, producing the protein MKTTTTAQNQGAAGQTAMARAIATVATLAAAAALAACGGGSSGSPGFPILPPAPAPAPAPAPAPAADGPMVRQTTAGKVEGVDDSAKTGTWSWKGVPFAQPPVGALRWRAPVEPEAWTGIRPAKAFGNACLQIGRLFSPGTSNTYDATIGTNLGKPVGSEDCLFVNIWRPATTDKNLPVLLFIHGGSNISGYTADPLYDGAALAKATNAVVITASYRLGILGFLNMPQLRPGGSAGDDSGNFALLDNMAALRFIQGNVANFGGDPGNVTLSGESAGATNLLAVMTSPMAKGLFHKAFEMSGGISLATNLPAKTLPTLQPVSVSLTQGQTILEKLLVADGTVADDAAAKVYIGTRTPAQIAEYLRAQEGGALLTKVAAAGLGAVAPIPDGTVLPADPIGAIAADKYVKVPMLAGNTRDEGKLFASLLKTIGYPDPGWIVTDAQRFSMMFGFNPDAAPTLTVADIIHPTYLPVGAVGLGYNAATDTITQGLFGANRDNLLNTMKTRQSNIWHYRLDWSQEAAPWNDVYGAAHAFDLPFVFGNFEGSLLSNVMGGKANEKGRVALSKAVMASVGAFMRNGDPNTPELGATWGTWPSQMLLDATPTAAKITPVTVP; encoded by the coding sequence ATGAAGACAACGACAACGGCACAAAACCAGGGTGCGGCAGGACAGACGGCGATGGCGCGCGCCATTGCAACGGTGGCCACGCTGGCCGCCGCGGCGGCGCTCGCGGCCTGCGGCGGTGGCTCGTCGGGATCGCCAGGCTTCCCGATCCTGCCGCCCGCACCGGCACCGGCACCTGCCCCCGCTCCGGCGCCCGCCGCCGACGGCCCCATGGTGCGCCAGACCACGGCCGGCAAGGTCGAAGGCGTGGACGACAGCGCCAAGACCGGCACCTGGTCCTGGAAAGGCGTTCCGTTTGCCCAGCCCCCGGTCGGCGCGCTGCGCTGGCGCGCACCGGTCGAGCCCGAGGCGTGGACCGGCATCCGCCCGGCCAAGGCCTTCGGCAACGCCTGTCTGCAGATCGGTCGGCTCTTCAGCCCCGGCACCAGCAACACCTACGACGCAACCATCGGCACCAACCTGGGCAAGCCGGTCGGCAGCGAAGACTGCCTGTTCGTCAACATCTGGCGCCCGGCCACCACCGACAAGAACCTGCCGGTGCTGCTGTTCATCCACGGCGGCAGCAATATTTCAGGCTACACGGCCGATCCGCTGTACGACGGCGCGGCGCTGGCCAAGGCCACCAACGCGGTGGTCATCACCGCCAGCTACCGGCTGGGCATCCTGGGCTTCCTGAACATGCCGCAGCTGCGGCCGGGCGGCAGCGCGGGCGACGATTCGGGCAACTTCGCGCTGCTGGACAACATGGCGGCGCTGCGCTTCATTCAAGGCAATGTCGCCAACTTCGGTGGCGACCCGGGCAACGTCACGCTGTCGGGCGAATCGGCCGGCGCGACCAACCTGCTGGCGGTGATGACCTCGCCGATGGCCAAGGGCCTGTTCCACAAGGCCTTCGAGATGAGCGGCGGCATTTCGCTCGCGACCAACCTGCCGGCAAAGACGCTGCCGACGCTGCAGCCGGTGTCGGTGTCGCTGACGCAGGGCCAGACGATCCTCGAAAAGCTGCTTGTCGCCGACGGTACTGTGGCCGATGACGCGGCGGCCAAGGTGTACATCGGCACGCGCACGCCGGCGCAGATTGCCGAGTACCTGCGTGCGCAGGAGGGCGGGGCGCTGCTGACCAAGGTCGCTGCAGCCGGCCTGGGGGCCGTTGCGCCCATTCCCGACGGCACGGTACTGCCGGCCGACCCGATCGGCGCCATCGCAGCCGACAAGTACGTCAAGGTGCCCATGCTCGCGGGAAACACGCGCGACGAAGGCAAGCTCTTCGCGTCGCTGCTGAAGACCATCGGCTACCCGGACCCCGGCTGGATCGTCACCGACGCCCAGCGCTTCTCGATGATGTTCGGCTTCAACCCCGATGCCGCGCCCACGCTCACGGTGGCCGACATCATCCACCCGACCTACCTGCCGGTAGGTGCGGTTGGCCTGGGCTACAACGCGGCCACGGACACCATCACGCAGGGCCTGTTCGGCGCCAACCGCGACAACCTGCTCAACACCATGAAGACGCGCCAGTCGAACATCTGGCACTACCGCCTCGACTGGTCGCAGGAGGCCGCACCGTGGAACGACGTGTACGGCGCCGCGCACGCCTTCGACCTGCCGTTCGTGTTCGGCAATTTCGAAGGCTCGCTGCTCAGCAACGTGATGGGCGGCAAGGCCAACGAGAAGGGGCGCGTGGCGCTGTCGAAGGCCGTCATGGCCAGCGTCGGCGCGTTCATGCGCAACGGCGATCCGAACACGCCCGAACTCGGTGCAACCTGGGGCACGTGGCCTTCGCAGATGCTGCTCGACGCGACGCCGACGGCCGCCAAGATCACGCCGGTGACGGTCCCTTGA
- a CDS encoding 3-(methylthio)propionyl-CoA ligase, with amino-acid sequence MLGLMQDQPLLISSLIEFVERHNGDGEIVSRRVEGDIHRCTWSDIASRARQVANALDGEQLLFSDRIATLAWNGYRHLELYYGVSGSGRVLHTINPRLHPDQIAWIANHAEDQILCFDLSFLPLVQAVHARCPTIRKWVALCDADKLPADSGVPNLVSYETWMGAQSTDYDWPTFDENSASSMCYTSGTTGNPKAALYSHRSTMLHAYAAALPDVMRISAQDSVLPVVPMFHVNAWGIPYSAALVGCKLVFPGPSLDGKSVYELIEAEGVTFAAGVPTVWQMMLGHMQANGLKFSKLNRTVIGGSACPPAMITAFQENYNVEVLHAWGMTEMSPLGTLCTLKNKHLSLPADAQLQIRMKQGRAIFGVDMKIVDGNGDELPWDGKAYGDLLVKGPWVVKEYYKGEGGNPLVADGAGRGWFPTGDVATIDAEGYLQITDRSKDVIKSGGEWISSIEIENIAVAHPAIAMAACIGVFHPKWDERPIIAVVKKPGAEVTREELLKFYEGKTAKWQIPDDVVFVEAIPIGATGKILKTKLRELLKDYKLPGL; translated from the coding sequence ATGCTGGGTTTGATGCAAGACCAACCGCTTTTGATCTCGTCGCTGATCGAGTTCGTCGAGCGCCACAACGGCGACGGCGAGATCGTCTCGCGTCGTGTCGAGGGTGATATCCACCGCTGCACCTGGAGCGACATCGCATCGCGCGCCCGGCAGGTGGCCAACGCGCTGGACGGCGAGCAACTGCTGTTCAGCGACCGCATCGCCACCCTGGCCTGGAACGGCTACCGCCACCTGGAGCTGTACTACGGCGTGAGCGGCAGCGGCCGCGTGCTGCACACCATCAACCCGCGCCTGCACCCCGACCAGATCGCGTGGATCGCCAACCATGCCGAAGACCAGATCCTGTGTTTCGACCTGAGCTTCCTGCCGCTCGTGCAGGCCGTGCATGCGCGTTGTCCCACGATCCGGAAATGGGTTGCACTGTGTGACGCCGACAAGCTGCCGGCCGACAGCGGCGTGCCCAATCTCGTGAGCTACGAAACCTGGATGGGCGCGCAGTCCACCGACTACGACTGGCCCACCTTCGACGAGAACTCGGCCTCGAGCATGTGCTACACGAGCGGCACCACGGGCAACCCGAAGGCTGCGCTGTACAGCCACCGCTCGACCATGCTGCATGCCTACGCTGCCGCGCTGCCCGACGTCATGCGCATCTCGGCGCAAGACTCGGTGCTGCCGGTGGTGCCGATGTTCCACGTCAACGCCTGGGGCATTCCGTACTCGGCCGCGCTGGTGGGCTGCAAGCTCGTGTTCCCGGGCCCGTCGCTCGACGGCAAGTCGGTGTACGAACTCATCGAAGCCGAGGGCGTGACCTTCGCGGCCGGCGTGCCTACGGTCTGGCAGATGATGCTGGGCCACATGCAGGCCAACGGCCTGAAGTTCAGCAAGCTGAACCGCACCGTCATCGGCGGCTCGGCCTGCCCGCCGGCCATGATCACGGCGTTCCAGGAGAACTACAACGTCGAGGTGCTGCACGCCTGGGGCATGACCGAGATGAGCCCGCTGGGCACGCTGTGCACGCTGAAGAACAAGCACCTGTCGCTGCCCGCCGACGCGCAGCTGCAGATCCGCATGAAGCAGGGCCGCGCCATCTTCGGCGTCGACATGAAGATCGTCGACGGCAACGGCGACGAGCTGCCCTGGGACGGCAAGGCCTACGGCGACCTGCTGGTCAAAGGCCCCTGGGTCGTCAAGGAGTACTACAAGGGCGAGGGCGGCAACCCGCTGGTCGCCGACGGCGCGGGCCGGGGCTGGTTCCCCACCGGCGACGTGGCCACCATCGACGCCGAGGGCTACCTGCAGATCACCGACCGCAGCAAGGACGTGATCAAGTCGGGCGGCGAGTGGATCAGCTCCATCGAGATCGAGAACATCGCCGTTGCGCACCCGGCCATTGCCATGGCGGCCTGCATCGGCGTGTTCCATCCCAAGTGGGACGAGCGCCCGATCATCGCCGTCGTAAAGAAGCCCGGCGCCGAAGTCACCCGCGAGGAGCTGCTGAAGTTCTACGAGGGCAAGACCGCCAAGTGGCAGATTCCCGACGACGTGGTGTTCGTGGAGGCCATTCCGATCGGCGCCACCGGCAAGATTCTGAAGACCAAGCTTCGCGAACTGCTCAAGGACTACAAGCTGCCGGGCCTTTGA
- a CDS encoding branched-chain amino acid ABC transporter substrate-binding protein, which produces MHFGIKSVAACAMLVSVSASFAQKGETVKIAWLDPLSGLMAAVGTNQLKTTQFLAEEFNKKNASGVKFEIIAIDNKLSPQETTAALRSAQDQGARYITQGNGSGPALAIIDAIEKNNARNPGKELLYLNYAAVDPDLTNSKCSYWHFRLDADTSMKMEALTTWMKDQTDIKKVYILGQNYAHGVQVSKYAKEDLKVKRPDIQIVGDDLHPLAQVRDFSPYIAKIKASGADTVITGNWGSDLSLLIKAANDSGLDVKFLTYYAPGAGTPTAMGATSAGKVYTVAYAHYNMGGEIQKLLTGYKKKMNDDLTQSSIYHTFALLDAAFVQTKSTDPVKVAAALEGMKIKSFNGEVEMRKADHQLQQGLYISRWEKASAKYPYDAENTGYTNVPVKYYESYVASTPTTCQMKRP; this is translated from the coding sequence ATGCACTTCGGTATCAAGTCAGTGGCAGCCTGTGCCATGTTGGTGAGCGTTTCAGCGTCATTTGCCCAGAAGGGCGAGACCGTCAAGATCGCCTGGCTCGACCCGCTGTCGGGTCTCATGGCCGCCGTGGGCACCAACCAGCTCAAGACCACGCAGTTCCTGGCGGAAGAGTTCAACAAGAAGAATGCCTCGGGCGTGAAGTTCGAGATCATCGCGATCGACAACAAGCTGAGCCCGCAGGAGACCACCGCCGCGCTGCGCTCGGCGCAGGACCAGGGCGCGCGCTACATCACCCAGGGCAACGGCTCGGGCCCGGCGCTGGCGATCATCGATGCCATCGAGAAGAACAACGCGCGCAACCCCGGCAAGGAACTGCTCTACCTGAACTACGCGGCGGTCGATCCCGACCTCACCAACAGCAAGTGCAGCTACTGGCACTTTCGCCTCGATGCCGACACCTCCATGAAGATGGAGGCGCTGACCACCTGGATGAAGGACCAGACCGACATCAAGAAGGTCTATATCCTCGGCCAGAACTACGCGCACGGCGTGCAGGTGTCCAAGTACGCCAAGGAAGACCTGAAGGTCAAGCGCCCCGACATCCAGATCGTGGGCGACGACCTGCATCCGCTGGCCCAGGTGCGCGATTTCTCGCCGTACATCGCCAAGATCAAGGCCTCGGGCGCCGACACCGTCATCACCGGCAACTGGGGCTCCGACCTCTCGCTGCTCATCAAGGCGGCCAACGACTCGGGCCTGGACGTCAAGTTCCTCACGTACTACGCACCGGGCGCCGGTACGCCCACGGCCATGGGCGCCACCTCGGCAGGCAAGGTCTACACCGTGGCCTATGCCCACTACAACATGGGCGGTGAAATCCAGAAGCTGCTGACCGGCTACAAGAAGAAGATGAACGACGACCTGACGCAGTCGTCGATCTATCACACCTTCGCATTGCTCGATGCCGCCTTCGTGCAGACCAAGTCGACCGACCCCGTCAAGGTGGCCGCGGCGCTCGAAGGCATGAAGATCAAGAGCTTCAACGGCGAGGTCGAGATGCGCAAGGCCGACCACCAGCTGCAGCAGGGCCTGTACATCTCGCGCTGGGAGAAGGCCAGCGCCAAGTACCCCTACGACGCCGAGAACACCGGCTACACCAACGTCCCTGTGAAGTATTACGAGTCGTATGTGGCGAGCACGCCCACGACCTGCCAGATGAAGCGCCCCTAG
- a CDS encoding branched-chain amino acid ABC transporter substrate-binding protein, with amino-acid sequence MKFALKIATAAVLAATAAGAFAQKGETVKIAWLDPLSGLMAAVGTNQLKTFQFLAEEFNKKNAAGVKFEVIGIDNKLSPQETTAALRSAMDQGARYVVQGNGSGPALAIMDALEKHNARNPGKEVVYFNYAAVDPDLTNSKCSYWHFRLDADTSMKMEALTTFMKDQTDIKKVYLINQNYSHGQQVSKYAKDNLKSKRPDVQIVGDDLHPLAQVRDFAPYIAKIKASGADTVITGNWGSDLALLIKSANDSGLNVKFYTYYAVTNGTPTAMGAASDGKVYMVGYSHYNAPGPIAPMMNEFKKRFNEDLYTTSPYTVYAMLAEAFVRTKSTDPVKVAAAMEGMKFKSFNGDVEMRKSDHQLQQGLWITRWQKADAKSPYSPENTGYTLAPVKYYEPYVSSTPTSCQMKRPGGAS; translated from the coding sequence TTGAAGTTCGCTCTGAAGATCGCTACCGCCGCCGTGCTCGCGGCAACTGCCGCCGGTGCATTCGCCCAGAAGGGTGAGACCGTCAAGATCGCGTGGCTCGACCCGCTGTCGGGCCTGATGGCGGCGGTCGGCACCAACCAGCTCAAGACCTTCCAGTTCCTGGCCGAAGAATTCAACAAGAAGAACGCGGCCGGCGTGAAGTTCGAGGTCATCGGCATCGACAACAAGCTCAGCCCGCAGGAAACCACCGCCGCGCTGCGCTCGGCCATGGACCAGGGCGCGCGCTACGTGGTGCAGGGCAATGGCTCCGGCCCGGCGCTGGCCATCATGGACGCGCTGGAGAAGCACAACGCCCGCAACCCGGGCAAGGAAGTCGTGTACTTCAACTACGCGGCCGTCGATCCCGACCTGACCAACAGCAAGTGCAGCTACTGGCACTTCCGCCTGGACGCCGACACCTCCATGAAGATGGAAGCGCTGACCACCTTCATGAAGGACCAGACCGACATCAAGAAGGTCTACCTGATCAACCAGAACTACTCGCACGGCCAGCAGGTCTCGAAGTACGCCAAGGACAACCTCAAGAGCAAGCGCCCCGACGTGCAGATCGTCGGCGACGACCTGCACCCGCTGGCCCAGGTGCGCGACTTCGCGCCCTACATCGCGAAGATCAAGGCGTCGGGCGCCGACACCGTCATTACCGGCAACTGGGGTTCCGACCTCGCGCTGCTCATCAAGTCGGCCAACGACTCGGGCCTGAACGTCAAGTTCTACACCTACTACGCCGTGACCAACGGCACGCCGACGGCCATGGGCGCGGCCTCGGACGGCAAGGTGTACATGGTGGGCTACAGCCACTACAACGCCCCGGGCCCGATCGCGCCGATGATGAACGAGTTCAAGAAGCGCTTCAACGAAGACCTGTACACGACCTCGCCGTACACCGTGTACGCGATGCTCGCCGAAGCCTTCGTGCGCACCAAGTCGACCGACCCCGTCAAGGTGGCCGCCGCCATGGAAGGCATGAAGTTCAAGAGCTTCAACGGCGACGTCGAGATGCGCAAGTCCGACCACCAGCTGCAGCAGGGCCTGTGGATCACGCGCTGGCAGAAGGCCGACGCGAAGAGCCCGTACAGCCCGGAAAACACCGGCTACACGCTGGCACCGGTGAAGTACTACGAGCCCTACGTCTCGAGCACGCCCACGTCGTGCCAGATGAAGCGACCCGGCGGCGCCTCCTGA
- a CDS encoding branched-chain amino acid ABC transporter permease produces MNVEFFVISLLNGVSYGLLLFMLSSGLTLIFSMMGVLNFAHASFYMLGAYFAYTLSGVVGFWPALFLSPLLVGALGAAFERYSLRRVHKFGHVPELLVTFGLSYLILELVQLVWGRSTVPYGLPEALQGPLFTLYGTQFPKSRSFIMLVALLMLVSVWLLLTRTRIGLVIQAALKHPDMVEALGHNVPRVFMLVFGGGAALAGLAGVVGGNTYVTEPAMAGSVGSIIFVVVVVGGMGSLAGAFLASLLIGIIQTFAVALDHSLATALQALGVAVTDQTFGYELLKLTISQVAPILPYLFLVLILIFRPKGLLGTRED; encoded by the coding sequence ATGAACGTCGAATTCTTCGTCATCTCACTGCTCAACGGCGTCAGCTACGGCTTGCTGTTGTTCATGCTGAGCTCTGGCCTTACGCTGATCTTCAGCATGATGGGTGTGCTCAACTTTGCACACGCCAGTTTCTACATGCTGGGCGCCTATTTCGCCTACACCCTGTCGGGCGTCGTCGGCTTCTGGCCTGCGCTCTTTCTCTCGCCGCTGCTGGTGGGCGCACTGGGTGCGGCCTTCGAGCGCTACAGCCTGCGCCGGGTCCACAAGTTCGGCCACGTGCCCGAGCTGCTGGTGACCTTCGGCCTTTCGTACCTCATCCTCGAGCTGGTCCAGCTGGTCTGGGGCCGCTCCACGGTGCCCTACGGTCTGCCCGAGGCACTGCAGGGGCCGCTCTTCACGCTGTACGGCACGCAGTTCCCCAAGTCGCGCTCGTTCATCATGCTGGTGGCGCTGCTGATGCTGGTGTCCGTGTGGCTGCTGCTCACGCGCACGCGCATCGGCCTGGTGATCCAGGCGGCGCTCAAGCACCCCGACATGGTCGAGGCGCTGGGCCACAACGTGCCGCGCGTGTTCATGCTGGTGTTCGGCGGCGGTGCCGCGCTCGCCGGCCTGGCGGGCGTGGTCGGCGGCAACACCTACGTCACCGAACCGGCCATGGCGGGTTCGGTCGGCTCCATCATCTTTGTGGTGGTGGTGGTCGGCGGCATGGGCTCGCTGGCGGGCGCCTTCCTGGCGTCGCTGCTGATCGGCATCATCCAGACCTTCGCCGTGGCGCTGGACCACTCGCTGGCCACCGCGCTGCAGGCGCTGGGCGTGGCCGTGACCGACCAGACCTTCGGCTACGAGCTGCTCAAGCTCACGATCTCGCAGGTCGCGCCGATCCTGCCGTACCTGTTCCTCGTGCTGATCCTCATCTTCCGCCCGAAGGGTCTTCTGGGCACCCGGGAGGACTGA